A single Rhopalosiphum padi isolate XX-2018 chromosome 4, ASM2088224v1, whole genome shotgun sequence DNA region contains:
- the LOC132928945 gene encoding elongation of very long chain fatty acids protein AAEL008004-like: MANITDSHFIVEAKNQFFNLLEKELVFDTEVDSWFLMKSPLPVFSIVAVYLLFILKIGPDMMKNREPFRLKHIMLVYNLFQTTYNAFILYWIFFTPGGLSSLWNHSCHPIERSKNTFLLYELNKGSWYFFISKVVDLLDTIFFVLRKKQSQVTFLHVYHHSNMVITCWAYLRFIKGEQATLPGGINSFIHTIMYFYYFLAALGPQMQPYLWWKRYLTRMQIIQFVIVLLWYIGLVCFNCDYPKIYIYYMFANVTLFLYLFSLFYKKTYTKSPKTVKSN, from the exons ATGGCGAACATAACTGACAGCCACTTCATTGTGGAAGCCAAAAATCAGTTTTTCAACTTATTGGAGAAAGAATTAGTATTCG acaCCGAAGTCGATTCGTGGTTTTTAATGAAATCGCCGTTGCCAGTGTTTTCCATCGTAGCagtttatttattgttcattttaaaaatcGGTCCAGATATGATGAAGAACCGTGAACCATTCCGACTCAAACACATAATGTTAGTTTACAATCTTTTTCAAACAActtataatgcatttatactGTATTgg atattttttacacCTGGAGGGTTGTCAAGCTTGTGGAATCATTCGTGTCATCCAATTGAAAGAAGCAAAAATACATTCTTATTATATgag ttgaaTAAAGGTTCGTGGTACTTTTTCATCTCAAAAGTCGTCGATTTGTTGGATACG aTATTCTtcgttttaagaaaaaaacagtCCCAAGTTACGTTTTTACATGTATACCATCATTCAAACATGGTCATCACGTGTTGGGCATATTTGAGGTTTATTAAAG gcgAACAAGCAACATTACCCGGAGGAATCAATTCGTTTATTCACACTATCATGTACTTCTATTACTTCCTCGCGGCATTAGGCCCACAAATGCAACCTTATTTGTGGTGGAAGAGATATTTGACTAGAATGCAAATT ATTCAATTTGTAATTGTTTTACTCTGGTATATAGGACTAGTCTGTTTTAATTGCGATTATccgaaaatttacatttattacatgTTTGCGAATGTAACTCTCTTCCTATACTTATTCTcgttgttttacaaaaaaacgTACACCAAAAGCCCGAAAACTGTAAAatcgaattaa